TCAAAAAGGTGTAGTTTATTGAGTTTTCTATTTAATTCATTATGAAACTCTTTTGCGTTTGGCGCTTTATGAAAGTATAAATATCCGCCAAATATTTCATCAGCACCTTCACCCGAAAGGACCATTTTAATGCCCATCGCTTTAATTTTTCGCGCCATTAAATACATTGGCGTAGAGGCGCGGATAGTGGTGACATCATAAGTTTCTAAATGGTAAATTACTTCTTTTAACGCATCAATACCGTTTTGCTCTGTAAAAATAATCGGATGATGTATGGTGCCTAACTCTTTTGCTACTTTTTCAGCTGCTGCTAAATCAGGAGAGCCTTTTAGGCCCACTGAGAACGAATGCAGTTGAGGCCACCAAGCATCAGATCCATCGTTATCTTCAATACGCTTTTTAGCAAATTTTTGGGTGATAGCGGAGATAAGAGACGAGTCTAATCCACCCGAAAGCAGTACGCCGTAAGGCACATCACACATGAGTTGGCGTTTAACGGCATCTTCAAGGGCTACTGCGATATCTTTAGGGCTACCTTGGTTATTTTTGACCGCGTCATACTCCATCCAATCACGTTGGTAGTATTTGGTGACAACACCGATTTCACTGTCTAAGTAATGTCCTGCTGGAAATTCTTCTACTTTCACGCAAACTGGCATCAATGCTTTCATTTCTGAAGCAAGATAAAAGTTACCTTTTTCATCCCAGCCCATATACAGTGGGATAATTCCCAAATGATCGCGACCAATAAGGTACTTATCTTTTTTTGCATCATAAAGACAAAAAGCGAACATGCCATTAAGATCATCTAAAAAATCGGCGCCTTTTTCTGCATATAGTGCCAAAATCACTTCACAATCAGATTTGGTTTTAAAAGGGTAATCTGTTTTTAATGCAAGGCTCAGTTGTTGGTGATTATAAATTTCACCATTAACAGCGAGAATGTGGGTTTCATCTTCATTAAAAAGAGGCTGCGCGCCTGTTTCTACATCGACAATAGAGAGGCGCTCATGTACTAAAATGGCCTTTTCTGAGGCGTAAATACCAGACCAATCGGGACCTCTATGACGTAAAAGTGTAGACATTTCAATTGCTTTTTTGCGTAATGCAAGTGCATCACCTTTTATATCGAGTACACAAAAAATAGAGCACATAAAGGTTACCTTTTTCTTTACCCTTTTAAGTCAGGGTTTATTTAATTCAATTTCTATTTGCGTCTGCAAAACAGAACGAAATTAGAGAATAGCACGTTGCTTTATAAAGGCGTTTATTTTTATTGCAGCGCAAGGCGGTAAATAAAAAGGGAAGGTGAAAGTGAACGCTAACGCGACAGA
The sequence above is a segment of the Psychromonas sp. CNPT3 genome. Coding sequences within it:
- the asnB gene encoding asparagine synthase B, which encodes MCSIFCVLDIKGDALALRKKAIEMSTLLRHRGPDWSGIYASEKAILVHERLSIVDVETGAQPLFNEDETHILAVNGEIYNHQQLSLALKTDYPFKTKSDCEVILALYAEKGADFLDDLNGMFAFCLYDAKKDKYLIGRDHLGIIPLYMGWDEKGNFYLASEMKALMPVCVKVEEFPAGHYLDSEIGVVTKYYQRDWMEYDAVKNNQGSPKDIAVALEDAVKRQLMCDVPYGVLLSGGLDSSLISAITQKFAKKRIEDNDGSDAWWPQLHSFSVGLKGSPDLAAAEKVAKELGTIHHPIIFTEQNGIDALKEVIYHLETYDVTTIRASTPMYLMARKIKAMGIKMVLSGEGADEIFGGYLYFHKAPNAKEFHNELNRKLNKLHLFDCLRANKSMAAWGVEARVPFLDKEFLDVAMRTNPDLKMITGKRIEKDILREAFKGQLLDEVLWRQKEQFSDGVGYSWIDTLKAYIETQVSDQELESAEFKFPINTPDTKEAYFYRCIFKEHFPLDSAALCVPFGKSVACSTVEALAWDESFQKNADPSGRATGIHNDAYNAK